Proteins from one Streptomyces sp. NBC_00289 genomic window:
- the uraD gene encoding 2-oxo-4-hydroxy-4-carboxy-5-ureidoimidazoline decarboxylase, whose amino-acid sequence MTSTSTPPGLARFNDLEESAALAALHEACASTTWARRLLAARPCATTDELLTASDAAMSGLSAEDLAEAMAGHPPIGRPEPGDPTSAREQRGMAGASAELKAEMLELNLAYQEKFGHVFLICATGRTGEQMRDAARERLGNTPEQEWETVRTELGMINRLRLALLVEEDARP is encoded by the coding sequence GTGACGTCGACTTCCACGCCCCCGGGCCTGGCCCGGTTCAATGATCTCGAGGAGTCCGCGGCCCTCGCCGCGCTCCATGAGGCGTGCGCCTCCACCACCTGGGCGAGGCGACTGCTCGCCGCCCGCCCCTGCGCCACCACCGACGAACTCCTCACCGCCAGTGACGCCGCCATGTCCGGGCTGAGTGCCGAGGACCTCGCGGAGGCCATGGCCGGGCACCCGCCGATCGGCCGGCCCGAGCCGGGCGACCCGACCTCGGCCCGCGAACAGCGCGGCATGGCCGGCGCCTCCGCGGAGCTCAAGGCGGAGATGCTCGAACTGAACCTGGCCTACCAGGAGAAGTTCGGCCATGTCTTCCTCATCTGCGCCACCGGCCGGACCGGCGAGCAGATGCGCGACGCGGCCAGGGAGCGGCTCGGCAACACGCCGGAGCAGGAGTGGGAGACCGTCCGCACCGAGCTGGGCATGATCAACCGTCTCCGCCTGGCCCTACTCGTCGAAGAGGACGCCCGACCATGA
- a CDS encoding helix-turn-helix domain-containing protein: MTGAGDEPFIAAVKPLVDAMGGEMLPPDEAGPEDVVLAWQGADVVAVRLPQLADSLDHILAAMERRQGKPLADLDRKAKQEVVRILEARGAFSVRHGVETVASALGVSRFTVYNYLNREKQG; the protein is encoded by the coding sequence ATGACCGGCGCCGGGGACGAGCCCTTCATCGCGGCCGTGAAGCCGCTGGTCGACGCCATGGGCGGGGAGATGCTCCCGCCCGACGAGGCCGGCCCCGAGGATGTCGTGCTCGCCTGGCAGGGGGCCGACGTCGTCGCCGTACGTCTGCCCCAGCTCGCCGACTCGCTCGACCACATCCTGGCCGCCATGGAGCGCAGGCAGGGCAAGCCCCTCGCCGATCTGGACCGCAAGGCCAAGCAGGAGGTCGTGCGGATACTCGAGGCGCGTGGCGCCTTCTCCGTGCGGCACGGCGTGGAGACCGTGGCGAGCGCGCTCGGGGTGAGCCGCTTCACGGTCTACAACTACCTGAACCGCGAGAAGCAGGGCTGA